In Antennarius striatus isolate MH-2024 chromosome 10, ASM4005453v1, whole genome shotgun sequence, one DNA window encodes the following:
- the fermt3b gene encoding fermitin family homolog 3b, translating to MAAWDLSVTVEDLGSDAPPVIVSVASDLHVGGVILKLVEKTQIKHDWSDHALWWEQKQQWLLRTSWTLEKYGIHADARLVFTVQHKPLKLCLPNGITLRLRACFSNPVFQTVIGICRMLNIRHPEELSLLRPVEQKKKRKDKNSAEEIYDLTEVPLTSVSQPCLYNGMPAHFADSPQMEAVYKMLSVTQPPPAPEVVAKQYRPASVVDKAHINGRWLDSSRCLMQQGVQENDRVWLRFKYFAFFDIEPKYDVVRLTQLYEQARWAILLEDIDCTEEEMMLFGALQYHISKVSQSEPQMLTSSAAMDDLDLALQSLEVKMEGVGSSASEMLENMAAPELTDYLKIFRPKRLTLRDYKQYWFKFQDTSISYFKSKEESAREPIQHINLKGCEVAPDVNMAAQRFLIRLLIPAPEGMNEVYLRCENEQQYAQWMAACRLGSKGKTLADSSYQSEIQSIRSFLAMQKSSSSSHSNAANTDESINTHSLVSPRYHKKYKTKQLTPRILDAYQNVAQLSLTDAVMRFLQIWQALPDFGLSYIVVRFKGSRKDEVLGIGPNRLIRIDLGVGDVVKSWRYNNMKQWNVNWDIRQVAIEFEGNINVAFSCVTADCKIVHEFIGGYIFMSTRNRDKSDTLNEELFHKLTGGHEAL from the exons ATGGCAGCGTGGGACCTGTCAGTCACCGTGGAAGACCTGGGGTCTGATGCACCTCCTGTCATCGTCAGCGTTGCCTCTGACCTCCATGTGGGAGGGGTCATCCTGAAGCTGGTGGAAAAGACAC AGATCAAGCATGACTGGTCAGACCATGCACTGTGGTGGGAGCAGAAGCAGCAGTGGCTGCTGCGAACATCTTGGACCCTGGAGAAATATGGCATCCATGCTGATGCCAGGCTGGTATTCACAGTCCAGCACAAGCCCCTGAAACTGTGTCTGCCCAACGGCATTACCCTGAGGCTCCGAGCCTGCTTCTCCAACCCTGTCTTCCAGACTGTGATTGGCATCTGCAGAATGCTCA ATATCCGTCACCCCGAGGAACTCTCTCTCCTCAGGcctgtggagcagaaaaagaaaaggaaagataaAAACTCAGCTGAGGAAATCTACGACCTGACTGAGGTGCCTCTCACCTCAG TGTCCCAGCCGTGTCTTTATAATGGCATGCCGGCTCACTTTGCTGACTCACCTCAGATGGAGGCTGTTTACAAGATGCTGTCTGTCACAcagcctcctccagctcctgaggTCGTAGCTAAGCAATACCGCCCAGCCAGCGTGGTGGACAAGGCTCACATCAACGGCAG gtgGTTGGACTCATCCCGTTGTCTCATGCAGCAGGGCGTCCAAGAAAATGACAGAGTTTGGCTTCGCTTCAAATATTTTGCCTTCTTTGATATAGAACCAAAG TATGATGTCGTGCGCCTGACCCAGCTGTATGAACAGGCCCGCTGGGCCATCCTGCTGGAGGATATTGACTGTactgaggaggagatgatgctGTTTGGAGCGCTGCAG TACCACATCAGCAAGGTGTCTCAGTCAGAACCCCAAATGCTGACCTCCAGTGCCGCCATGGATGATCTGGATCTTGCCCTGCAGTCACTAGAGGTCAAGATGGAAGGAGTGGGGAGCTCTGCATCTGAGATGCTG GAAAACATGGCTGCACCAGAACTCACTGACTATCTGAAGATATTCag GCCAAAGAGGCTTACTCTGAGGGATTATAAGCAGTACTGGTTCAAGTTCCAGGATACCTCCATCTCTTATTTCAAGAGCAAAGAGGAGAGCGCCAGAGAGCCTATTCAACACATTAATCTAAAAG GATGTGAAGTGGCTCCTGACGTGAACATGGCAGCACAGAGGTTTCTTATCAGACTCCTGATACCAGCACCTGAGGGCATGAACGAGGTCTATCTGCGCTGTGAAAAC GAGCAGCAGTATGCTCAGTGGATGGCTGCCTGTCGACTGGGCTCCAAAGGAAAGACTCTGGCTGACAGCAGTTACCAAAGCGAGATCCAAAGCATCCGGTCCTTCCTGGCAATGCAGAAGAGCAGCTCCAGTTCCCATAGCAATGCAGCAAACACTGATGAAAGCATCAACACCCACAGCCTGGTATCACCACGGTACCATAAGAAATACAAAACCAAACAG CTGACCCCTCGTATCCTGGACGCATACCAGAACGTGGCTCAGCTCTCACTGACAGATGCAGTGATGCGCTTTCTGCAGATCTGGCAAGCTCTGCCTGACTTTGGGCTCTCATACATTGTTGTCAG GTTCAAGGGTAGTCGGAAAGATGAGGTACTGGGGATCGGCCCCAACCGTCTGATCCGCATCGACCTGGGCGTGGGTGACGTGGTGAAGAGCTGGCGCTACAACAACATGAAGCAGTGGAATGTTAACTGGGACATACGACAG GTAGCCATCGAGTTTGAAGGCAATATCAATGTCGCCTTTAGCTGTGTGACTGCTGACTGCAAAATAGTTCACGAGTTCATTGGAGGTTACATTTTCATGTCAACACGCAATCGTGACAAGAGTGACACACTAAATGAGGAGCTTTTCCACAAGCTAACAGGTGGCCATGAGGCTCTCTAG